Proteins from one Verrucomicrobiia bacterium genomic window:
- the mutY gene encoding A/G-specific adenine glycosylase gives MQRVKRKDSLKSNGFSVPWSSREMAQFRKKILTWYKANQRDLPWRRTRDPYAIAVSEIMLQQTQVATVIPYFNRWLKQFPTWQTLARASEEKVLKMWEGLGYYQRARNLHAAAKHVVKQYGGQLPADWEAIYQLPGMGRYTAGAIASIAFSLKKPVLDGNVIRVLSRLMDLQEPVNERCVQDKLWQWVEELVPWKEPGIFNQALMELGAMLCTKRSPACGLCPLRFLCRAKNPKNLPYKSQKTFFTSRVENVAISFNKEFIWMKKQESTQRWKGLWCFPEIQKIPAARPWRELLYSITRYRVTLRAYFSSVFLPNCKEISWAQLQNLPMPSPHRKLADILMKERKGD, from the coding sequence ATGCAAAGAGTAAAGCGTAAAGACAGTTTGAAATCCAACGGATTCTCTGTGCCCTGGTCGAGTCGGGAAATGGCTCAATTTAGAAAAAAAATATTAACTTGGTATAAAGCGAATCAACGTGATTTACCATGGCGGCGCACGCGGGATCCCTATGCGATTGCGGTTTCTGAGATTATGTTGCAGCAGACTCAGGTGGCGACGGTGATTCCTTATTTTAATCGTTGGTTAAAACAATTTCCCACTTGGCAGACTTTGGCAAGAGCTTCTGAAGAAAAAGTTTTAAAGATGTGGGAGGGGTTAGGTTATTATCAACGCGCGCGAAATTTGCATGCTGCGGCCAAGCACGTGGTTAAACAATATGGCGGTCAACTTCCCGCGGATTGGGAGGCGATTTATCAATTGCCTGGCATGGGGCGTTACACGGCGGGCGCGATTGCGAGTATTGCGTTTTCTTTGAAAAAACCGGTTTTGGACGGGAATGTGATTCGTGTTTTGTCGCGTCTGATGGATTTGCAGGAGCCAGTGAATGAGCGTTGTGTTCAAGATAAATTGTGGCAATGGGTGGAAGAATTAGTGCCTTGGAAAGAGCCTGGAATTTTTAATCAAGCGCTTATGGAGTTGGGGGCGATGTTATGCACAAAGAGATCTCCAGCTTGTGGCTTGTGTCCTTTGCGTTTTTTATGTCGTGCAAAAAATCCCAAAAATTTACCTTACAAAAGTCAAAAAACTTTTTTTACCTCACGAGTTGAAAATGTTGCGATTTCTTTTAATAAAGAATTTATCTGGATGAAAAAACAAGAATCTACCCAGCGTTGGAAAGGCTTGTGGTGTTTTCCTGAGATTCAAAAAATCCCAGCGGCTAGGCCGTGGCGCGAATTGCTTTATTCCATCACTCGATATCGTGTGACTTTGCGGGCTTATTTTTCGTCGGTTTTTTTGCCGAACTGTAAAGAAATTTCATGGGCTCAATTACAAAATTTGCCCATGCCCTCACCGCACCGTAAGCTGGCC
- the sucD gene encoding succinate--CoA ligase subunit alpha, producing MAILVDKNTRLLVQGITGKSGAFHARGCRDYGTNVVAGVTPGRGGEKFDDAIPVFDTVSEARRETSCNATMIFVPAAFAADSILEALDAGIELIVCITEGIPVLDMMRVKVAMQGSKSRLIGPNCPGIITPGACKIGIMPGYIHKPGKIGVVSRSGTLTYEAVWQLTQRGYGQSTCIGIGGDPINGTSHLEAVKLFNEDPGTEAIVMIGEIGGTAEEEAADYIKMQVKKPVVAFIAGATAPAGRRMGHAGAIITGGKGTASSKIEALQDAGITVAPTPAVIGETLVKLLN from the coding sequence ATGGCAATTTTAGTGGATAAAAATACTCGCTTGTTGGTGCAAGGGATTACGGGAAAATCGGGTGCTTTCCATGCGCGTGGATGTCGAGATTATGGCACGAACGTGGTGGCGGGGGTGACACCAGGACGTGGTGGTGAAAAATTTGATGATGCGATTCCTGTGTTTGACACGGTTAGTGAAGCGCGTCGCGAGACGAGTTGCAATGCCACAATGATTTTTGTGCCTGCGGCATTTGCTGCGGATTCTATTTTAGAGGCGTTGGATGCGGGTATTGAATTGATTGTTTGTATTACGGAAGGCATTCCAGTTTTGGATATGATGCGAGTGAAAGTAGCCATGCAAGGAAGTAAAAGTCGGTTGATTGGGCCGAATTGTCCCGGCATTATTACGCCGGGCGCTTGTAAAATTGGAATTATGCCGGGCTACATTCATAAGCCGGGAAAAATTGGCGTTGTTTCGCGTAGTGGAACATTAACGTATGAGGCGGTATGGCAGTTAACCCAACGTGGTTACGGTCAATCGACGTGTATTGGAATCGGTGGTGATCCCATTAACGGCACAAGCCATCTCGAAGCGGTTAAACTTTTTAATGAAGATCCTGGAACAGAGGCGATTGTCATGATTGGCGAGATTGGTGGAACTGCCGAAGAAGAGGCGGCAGACTATATTAAGATGCAAGTGAAAAAACCTGTGGTAGCTTTTATTGCTGGGGCAACTGCGCCTGCGGGACGTCGCATGGGTCATGCGGGAGCTATTATTACTGGAGGAAAGGGAACGGCTTCGAGTAAAATTGAGGCGTTGCAAGATGCGGGAATCACAGTGGCGCCGACGCCGGCTGTGATTGGCGAAACGTTGGTGAAACTTTTAAATTAA
- a CDS encoding citrate synthase (catalyzes the formation of citrate from acetyl-CoA and oxaloacetate) — protein MPVTARGLEGVVAAETRIGDVRGEEGILLYCGYDINELAGKVSYEEVVYLLWHDRLPNRLELDTLSSELKNSRALPKGVIDFIKKAPKKAQPIDIMRTAVSMLGCYDSPHPEDAIDANRRTAIKLVAQIGVVAAYFHRARNGLSLPPVRDDLGEAAHFLYLLTGEEPSAEAEKTLDMAYVLHAEHGLNASTFAARVTISTLSDMYSAITSAIGTLKGPLHGGANEGVIHMLQEIGSLEAVDQWVADALAQRKKIMGIGHRVYKTLDPRAPHLKAMAVQLCKKLGEPKWIKMSERIAEIMKQEKNLNANVDFYSATVYYSLGIPTDLFTPIFAIARMSGWTAHILEQLADNRLYRPLSDYIGKPFGLKVVPIEKR, from the coding sequence ATGCCAGTAACAGCCAGAGGATTGGAAGGAGTGGTCGCTGCGGAAACGCGCATTGGTGACGTGCGTGGAGAAGAGGGCATTTTGCTTTATTGTGGCTACGATATTAATGAGTTGGCGGGGAAAGTTTCTTATGAGGAAGTGGTTTATTTATTGTGGCATGATCGTTTGCCGAATCGTCTCGAGCTTGACACCCTTTCTAGCGAATTGAAAAACTCACGGGCGTTGCCTAAAGGAGTTATTGATTTTATTAAAAAGGCGCCCAAAAAAGCACAGCCGATCGATATTATGCGGACGGCGGTGAGCATGTTGGGTTGTTACGATTCGCCTCATCCCGAGGATGCGATTGATGCGAATCGTCGCACGGCTATTAAATTAGTTGCGCAAATTGGTGTGGTTGCCGCTTATTTTCATCGTGCGCGCAATGGATTGAGCTTACCGCCTGTGCGTGATGATTTGGGCGAGGCGGCGCATTTTCTTTATTTGTTAACTGGTGAAGAGCCCTCCGCAGAAGCCGAAAAAACTTTGGATATGGCTTATGTCTTGCATGCGGAACATGGGTTAAATGCTTCAACTTTTGCCGCTCGGGTAACCATTTCTACATTGAGCGACATGTATTCGGCGATTACCTCTGCCATTGGCACTTTAAAAGGGCCCTTGCATGGAGGCGCGAATGAAGGTGTGATTCATATGTTGCAAGAAATTGGTTCGCTGGAAGCAGTTGATCAATGGGTGGCTGATGCATTGGCACAGCGGAAAAAGATCATGGGCATTGGTCATCGCGTTTATAAAACGCTGGATCCGCGCGCGCCTCATTTGAAAGCGATGGCAGTGCAACTTTGCAAAAAATTAGGCGAACCGAAATGGATTAAGATGTCGGAACGCATTGCGGAAATCATGAAACAAGAAAAGAATCTCAATGCCAATGTCGATTTTTATTCTGCGACGGTTTATTATAGTTTGGGTATTCCAACAGATCTTTTTACGCCAATATTTGCTATCGCGCGCATGAGCGGGTGGACAGCGCATATTCTGGAGCAACTCGCAGATAATCGGCTTTATCGACCACTAAGTGATTACATTGGTAAACCGTTTGGATTAAAAGTGGTGCCGATTGAAAAACGTTAA
- the rnhC gene encoding ribonuclease HIII: protein MPEPHTYTIALTSAQIEKLKTLLQQREFEFSTLPYAHFKASKNKIQVAAYQSGKCVIQGKEAKDFIEFTLEPEILGEAKLGYEEHHNPEHFIPHIGVDESGKGDFFGPLVIAGVYADTATIKTFQELGIRDSKAITSDKKIIQLAEAIKQIQSVRFQIIPISPEKYNELQKKMGSVNEVLGWGHAKAIENLLEIIPCERAVCDQFARTSWTIKKYLGAKGKTIHVHQQHRAESDPVVAAASILARASFVQWLENKGRQLQTNLPLGASSRVKQIATELIEKLGEEPVKKLVKTHFKTWTEINQKTSS, encoded by the coding sequence ATGCCGGAACCCCATACCTATACGATTGCATTAACTTCGGCGCAAATCGAAAAATTGAAAACGTTGCTTCAACAGCGCGAATTTGAGTTTTCCACCCTTCCCTATGCACACTTCAAAGCTTCGAAAAATAAAATTCAAGTTGCGGCTTATCAATCCGGAAAATGCGTGATTCAAGGCAAAGAAGCAAAAGATTTTATTGAGTTCACTTTGGAACCTGAAATCTTAGGCGAAGCCAAATTGGGTTACGAAGAGCATCACAATCCTGAACATTTTATTCCTCACATTGGCGTGGATGAAAGCGGGAAAGGCGATTTTTTTGGACCGCTGGTAATAGCAGGTGTTTACGCAGACACAGCCACCATTAAAACTTTTCAAGAACTTGGCATTCGCGACAGTAAAGCCATCACCTCGGACAAAAAGATCATTCAATTAGCTGAAGCCATTAAACAAATACAGTCGGTACGCTTCCAAATCATTCCCATTTCTCCAGAAAAATATAACGAGCTCCAAAAAAAAATGGGTTCCGTGAACGAAGTTCTAGGCTGGGGCCACGCCAAAGCCATCGAAAACCTCTTAGAAATCATCCCCTGCGAACGCGCAGTTTGCGATCAATTTGCTCGCACAAGCTGGACAATCAAAAAATATTTGGGAGCTAAAGGTAAAACCATTCATGTTCACCAACAACATCGCGCTGAAAGCGATCCCGTTGTAGCAGCCGCTTCCATTCTCGCGCGCGCTTCCTTTGTTCAATGGTTGGAAAACAAAGGCCGACAACTGCAAACAAACTTACCCTTAGGCGCCTCCAGTCGCGTAAAACAAATAGCCACTGAACTCATCGAAAAATTAGGAGAAGAACCCGTTAAAAAATTAGTCAAAACCCATTTCAAAACTTGGACTGAAATTAATCAAAAAACGTCTTCTTAA